Proteins encoded in a region of the Phalacrocorax carbo chromosome 15, bPhaCar2.1, whole genome shotgun sequence genome:
- the GPN3 gene encoding GPN-loop GTPase 3 isoform X1, which translates to MLRCERRGASLPGAAEPQHRGRGRLSGLGEGCCGCGGGRDRPPAAGTGRGSRGAAAAWRYPGGPSGRGGRGGGSGGGSSSGSGGGSPTPRGTCALPSAASVAVSREPSGMRGLSPPELRLAEAAPPAPSVRAHRLPAARDPACYGALERPFVAVGRRPAARRHAPSTYCSTMVQHCEALGRAVQVVNLDPAAEQFSYPVMADIRELIEVDDVMEDESLRFGPNGGLVFCMEYFANNFNWLEESLGHVEDDYILFDCPGQIELYTHLPVMKQLVEQLQQWEFRVCGVFLVDSQFMVESFKFISGILAALSAMISLEIPQINIMTKMDLLSKKAKKEIEKYLDPDMYSMIEDSTNILKSKMFKKLTKSICGLIDDYGMVRFLPFDRSDEESINIVLQHIDFTIQYGEDLEFKEPKECEEDKSALVDEYFQDHVDE; encoded by the exons ATGCTGAGGTGCGAGAGGCGAGGGGCGTCGCTGCCAGGGGCGGCAGAGCCGCAGCACCGGGGCAGAGGGAGGCTGtcggggctgggggaaggatgCTGCGGGTGTGGGGGTGGACGGGACAGGCCGCCCGCCGCTGGAACGGGGCGGGGGAGccgaggggcggcggcggcgtggCGTTACCCGGGAGGCCCCTCAGGCCGCGGTGGCAGGGGGggaggcagcggcggcggctcctcctccggcagcggcggcggctcccccaCACCGCGCGGCACGTGCGCCCTCCCCAGCGCCGCCTCTGTCGCCGTCTCGCGAGAGCCCAGCGGAATGAGGGGATTGAGCCCGCCGGAGCTCCGTCTCGCGGAGGCTGCGCCGCCGGCTCCAAGCGTGCGAGCCCATAGGCTACCGGCCGCACGTGACCCGGCGTGCTACGGGGCGCTGGAGCGGCCGTTTGTGGCGGTAGGCCGCCggccggccgcccgccgccatGCCCCG AGCACGTACTGCTCCACCATGGTGCAGCACTGCGAGGCGCTGGGCCGCGCCGTGCAGGTGGTGAACCTGGACCCGGCGGCGGAGCAATTCAGCTACCCGGTGATGGCAG ACATCCGTGAGTTAATAGAAGTGGACGACGTCATGGAAGATGAGTCCTTAAGGTTTGGCCCCAATGGCGGCTTGGTATTTTGCATGGAATACTTTGCCAATAACTTTAACTGGCTCGAAGAAAGCCTTGGGCATGTGGAGGATGACTATATATTGTTTGATTGCCCAG GTCAGATCGAACTCTATACACATTTGCCAGTGATGAAACAGCTGGTGGAGCAGCTTCAGCAGTGGGAATTCCGTGTCTGTGGAGTTTTCCTTGTGGATTCTCAGTTTATGGTGGAATCTTTTAAG TTTATCTCTGGAATTCTGGCAGCCCTCAGTGCAATGATATCTTTAGAGATTCCACAGATTAACATCATGACCAAAATGGATTTGCTGAGCAAGAAAGCCaagaaggaaatagaaaa GTACTTAGATCCAGATATGTATTCTATGATTGAAGATTCTACAAATAtattgaaaagcaaaatgtttaaaaaattgaCCAAGTCTATATGTGGATTG ATCGATGACTATGGTATGGTTCGATTTCTACCTTTTGATCGCTCCGATGAGGAAAGTATAAACATAGTTCTGCAGCACATAGACTTTACCATTCAGTATGGAGAAGATCTTGAATTTAAAGAACCAAAG gAATGCGAAGAAGATAAATCTGCTCTTGTGGATGAATACTTTCAAGATCACGTGGATGAGTAA
- the GPN3 gene encoding GPN-loop GTPase 3 isoform X3, which produces MSSTYCSTMVQHCEALGRAVQVVNLDPAAEQFSYPVMADIRELIEVDDVMEDESLRFGPNGGLVFCMEYFANNFNWLEESLGHVEDDYILFDCPGQIELYTHLPVMKQLVEQLQQWEFRVCGVFLVDSQFMVESFKFISGILAALSAMISLEIPQINIMTKMDLLSKKAKKEIEKYLDPDMYSMIEDSTNILKSKMFKKLTKSICGLIDDYGMVRFLPFDRSDEESINIVLQHIDFTIQYGEDLEFKEPKECEEDKSALVDEYFQDHVDE; this is translated from the exons ATGTCT AGCACGTACTGCTCCACCATGGTGCAGCACTGCGAGGCGCTGGGCCGCGCCGTGCAGGTGGTGAACCTGGACCCGGCGGCGGAGCAATTCAGCTACCCGGTGATGGCAG ACATCCGTGAGTTAATAGAAGTGGACGACGTCATGGAAGATGAGTCCTTAAGGTTTGGCCCCAATGGCGGCTTGGTATTTTGCATGGAATACTTTGCCAATAACTTTAACTGGCTCGAAGAAAGCCTTGGGCATGTGGAGGATGACTATATATTGTTTGATTGCCCAG GTCAGATCGAACTCTATACACATTTGCCAGTGATGAAACAGCTGGTGGAGCAGCTTCAGCAGTGGGAATTCCGTGTCTGTGGAGTTTTCCTTGTGGATTCTCAGTTTATGGTGGAATCTTTTAAG TTTATCTCTGGAATTCTGGCAGCCCTCAGTGCAATGATATCTTTAGAGATTCCACAGATTAACATCATGACCAAAATGGATTTGCTGAGCAAGAAAGCCaagaaggaaatagaaaa GTACTTAGATCCAGATATGTATTCTATGATTGAAGATTCTACAAATAtattgaaaagcaaaatgtttaaaaaattgaCCAAGTCTATATGTGGATTG ATCGATGACTATGGTATGGTTCGATTTCTACCTTTTGATCGCTCCGATGAGGAAAGTATAAACATAGTTCTGCAGCACATAGACTTTACCATTCAGTATGGAGAAGATCTTGAATTTAAAGAACCAAAG gAATGCGAAGAAGATAAATCTGCTCTTGTGGATGAATACTTTCAAGATCACGTGGATGAGTAA
- the GPN3 gene encoding GPN-loop GTPase 3 isoform X2 → MPRYAQLVMGPAGSGKSTYCSTMVQHCEALGRAVQVVNLDPAAEQFSYPVMADIRELIEVDDVMEDESLRFGPNGGLVFCMEYFANNFNWLEESLGHVEDDYILFDCPGQIELYTHLPVMKQLVEQLQQWEFRVCGVFLVDSQFMVESFKFISGILAALSAMISLEIPQINIMTKMDLLSKKAKKEIEKYLDPDMYSMIEDSTNILKSKMFKKLTKSICGLIDDYGMVRFLPFDRSDEESINIVLQHIDFTIQYGEDLEFKEPKECEEDKSALVDEYFQDHVDE, encoded by the exons atGCCCCGGTACGCGCAGCTGGTGATGGGCCCGGCGGGCAGCGGGAAG AGCACGTACTGCTCCACCATGGTGCAGCACTGCGAGGCGCTGGGCCGCGCCGTGCAGGTGGTGAACCTGGACCCGGCGGCGGAGCAATTCAGCTACCCGGTGATGGCAG ACATCCGTGAGTTAATAGAAGTGGACGACGTCATGGAAGATGAGTCCTTAAGGTTTGGCCCCAATGGCGGCTTGGTATTTTGCATGGAATACTTTGCCAATAACTTTAACTGGCTCGAAGAAAGCCTTGGGCATGTGGAGGATGACTATATATTGTTTGATTGCCCAG GTCAGATCGAACTCTATACACATTTGCCAGTGATGAAACAGCTGGTGGAGCAGCTTCAGCAGTGGGAATTCCGTGTCTGTGGAGTTTTCCTTGTGGATTCTCAGTTTATGGTGGAATCTTTTAAG TTTATCTCTGGAATTCTGGCAGCCCTCAGTGCAATGATATCTTTAGAGATTCCACAGATTAACATCATGACCAAAATGGATTTGCTGAGCAAGAAAGCCaagaaggaaatagaaaa GTACTTAGATCCAGATATGTATTCTATGATTGAAGATTCTACAAATAtattgaaaagcaaaatgtttaaaaaattgaCCAAGTCTATATGTGGATTG ATCGATGACTATGGTATGGTTCGATTTCTACCTTTTGATCGCTCCGATGAGGAAAGTATAAACATAGTTCTGCAGCACATAGACTTTACCATTCAGTATGGAGAAGATCTTGAATTTAAAGAACCAAAG gAATGCGAAGAAGATAAATCTGCTCTTGTGGATGAATACTTTCAAGATCACGTGGATGAGTAA